TCAACCTCCGGCACTGACTAAGGTCGTAATGCCAGCGTTAAATGACGGAACAAATGCGGCAAATGAATTGAGGGTTATGATCTTAGGGCCATATAAAGCATGGTCTTTTTTTTGGGTATAAGCCCACCGCTGTGTGCCGTATTCAAAATGCCACCATTCGCCGTGATAGTTAACAAATCCGGCGCGCGTCATAACATCATATAGTAATCTACGGTTCTTCATTGAAGTCACTTCAATGTCGGTCAGTGTTTCACCTCGTTCAAGACGTTCTTCAAAATACCTAGTGTTGGAAACGGCTCCGGGATAATCAAAAGCCGCTCCGAAAAAGAGCGGTTCGCCTTCTGTTGTGGCAATAGTCAGATCAACCGCTCCCCCTGTTGCATGAGGTGAGGGGTGAGCTGGATCCAAACTCGGTGTTGCTACAAATTCAGAGGCCATTTTATTAATGGTTTTTTCATCTTTGTCAGGATGAACTTTCATAAGAGCCGCTACGCATTCGTTAAATAGGGCTGTTTGAGTTTCTTTGCTGCGCCATGAATCCAGAATGATTAGGCGTAAACCTTTGGGGAGAAACCCGTTTGCTTTGAGCAGCATTTTCCTTATCTTGTCCCTAGCATAGCATTCCGGCAGGGCTTTAGTAATTCCTGCGTAAAAGTATGCAGGTCGGACTAGAAAGTGATTTTCCGCCAATGATAAGGGCACGAGCTTTTCAGTGTTCTCCTTTATTTCAATCGAATAAACAGCTTTCCATGACGGGGTAACAGTTTGAGGTATAGCGGGAGAATCTATGTGATATGACATTCTTAACTCCATATAATAATGTCTTATTCGTTAATATCCCAACATGCGTGGCAGCCAGAGCGAAATCGAAGGGAATGCTATCAGCATAAACTGACAGGCTATGGCTACACAGACAAAGGGCCAGATGTGTTTAAACATTTTTTCAAGAGGAACAGATCCTATTGATGAAACTATGTAAACACATGCTCCCATGGGCGGAGTGATTAGCGCGATGGTAATATTTAGTGTCATTACGATTCCGAAATGCAGAGGATCAATTCCAGCCGCGACAGCAAGGGGTGCAAAGACCGGAGTCAGTAAAACAAGTGCTGCTATTTCTTCCATGAACATACCAACGATGAAAATAATCAGACTCATGAAAAGCAGAACCATGAAAGGTGTCTTGGCATATTCTAAAATTATTGGAGCAAGCTTCTGAGGAATCTGCTCTGAAGCAAGAATCCAACCTACAATTGTTGCCGCGCCGATAACAACGAAAATGACACTTGTAAGCCTGACTGTATTGCCGAGTGCTTTCTTTACATCTTTCCATGTCAGTTCGCGTGTCCATAGAAAGCCGACTGCAAGAACGTATAGGCTGGCAATTGCACCTGATTCCGTGGGAGTCATGAACCCGAAAAGAATGCCTCCGATAATGATGCCCGGAGCGACTAAAGAGGTAATGGCCCCGCCTGTAGCAGTAAGGAGTTTAGAAAAAGAAAACTCTGAGTTTACAG
This sequence is a window from Desulfovibrio sp. UCD-KL4C. Protein-coding genes within it:
- a CDS encoding M15 family metallopeptidase, with protein sequence MSYHIDSPAIPQTVTPSWKAVYSIEIKENTEKLVPLSLAENHFLVRPAYFYAGITKALPECYARDKIRKMLLKANGFLPKGLRLIILDSWRSKETQTALFNECVAALMKVHPDKDEKTINKMASEFVATPSLDPAHPSPHATGGAVDLTIATTEGEPLFFGAAFDYPGAVSNTRYFEERLERGETLTDIEVTSMKNRRLLYDVMTRAGFVNYHGEWWHFEYGTQRWAYTQKKDHALYGPKIITLNSFAAFVPSFNAGITTLVSAGG
- a CDS encoding TRAP transporter large permease produces the protein MSLALLGIFFAALICGLPLFAAMLATAISGFALIGDFSQFRIMIQQFYGGMEPFSLLAIPYFILVGELMGSAGLTNRLLTFAEALVGHFKGGLGYVTVVASIIFAGVNGSAAADASAVGSIMIPAMKKGGYPPSYAAGLTAGSSLIGPIIPPSIFMILFGAMTKTNVGALFMAGVLPGMLLGIAFMVMHRISAYKLNLPTVNSEFSFSKLLTATGGAITSLVAPGIIIGGILFGFMTPTESGAIASLYVLAVGFLWTRELTWKDVKKALGNTVRLTSVIFVVIGAATIVGWILASEQIPQKLAPIILEYAKTPFMVLLFMSLIIFIVGMFMEEIAALVLLTPVFAPLAVAAGIDPLHFGIVMTLNITIALITPPMGACVYIVSSIGSVPLEKMFKHIWPFVCVAIACQFMLIAFPSISLWLPRMLGY